GAGAACGGCGCCGCGACGACCAGCACCCCGGCACCGGCCATGAACCACCACAGCGGCAGGCCGGCGAGGAACATGACGCAGACTCCGCCAAACGCGATTGCCGTGGCGGTCCCGAGATCGGGTTGCAACAGAACCAGCAGCACCGGCATCCCGATGATCACGGCCGCCGGAACGAGCGATCGCCAGGTGGGGATCATGCCAGAAGGCAAGTCGGCGTAAAAACGCGCAAGGGCCAGCACGATGGCCGGCTTCATGAGCTCCGACGGTTGCAGCACGATGAAGCCGAGATCGATCCAACGCTGGCTGCCGCCGCCCACGAAACCCAGCAATTCCACCGCGAGCAGAAGCAGCAGAATGACGACGTACGCGGGGTACGCCACCAGGCGCACGATATCCTTGCTGAACAAGGTCATCACGCTCGCCATGACTAGGAACACCGCAAAGCGCACCAGGTGTGACGCAGCGAACGTGCTGAACGTCCCGCCGGCGGCGGAATCGAGCACGGCCGCGCCGAACGCGATCAACAGGATGAGCGGCAGGAGCATCTGCCACGGCTGGCGGGCGATGGGGGCCGGGATGACGGAATTCATCGCGGATCACCCCCGGCGGCGGGGGCTGCGCGGCCCACCGGCTCGGGCGGCGGGTTTACGGCGGCTGTTTCAAGAGGTTGCGGCGCGCGGGATTCGGCATCCACCCGCGCAAACACGTCCTCGACGCGGCGGGGCGCCGGTCCGATCCGCTCGCCGGCAGCGCTGGCATACGAACGATAGCGCGCTTCCAGGCGCTGCTGCGGCGTACCGCCCCACTGTTTCTCCAGCGCGTCGAGCGCCTCCAGCCCCTTCTTCGGGTCGAACATGAAGGTCATGACATCCCGCGCAATCGGGTAGGCAGAGGCCGATCCGCCGCCATGCTCGATGACCACGGCACCGGCGTAGCGTGGATTATCGAATGGCGCGAAGAATATGAACAGGCCGTGGTCGCGATACTTCCACAACCCGCCTTTGCCGCTGGAGATGTTGAGGCCGACAACTTGCGCGGTCCCGGTCTTGCCGGCCATTAGCACGTCGGGGATGGGCAGCTTGGCCCGGCCCGCGGTTCCAGGCCCGTTGACCACGTCGCTCATCGCCTGTTGCATCACCTGCACGTGATCGCCGTGGAAATTCATCGACGCGGGCTGCGGCAAGGACGGGTCCAGCAGCAGGCGCGGCATCAGCTTGCGGCCTGTGGCGAGGCGCCCCGCCATAACCGCGAGCTGCAGCGGATTGGCCAGCATGTAACCCTGGCCGATGGTCGCGTTCACGGTGTCGTAGGGTTGCCAAGCCTGGCCATATTTCTTCAGCTTCCACGCCGGGTCGGGCACGGTGCCATAGAACTGGCTGAGGACAGGCAGCGGGAATTCTTCGCCCATGCCGCAACGCCGCGCCATCGGCGCGATGACATCCATGCCGAGACGCTGGGCGAAGTAATAGAAATAGACGTCGCATGACTGGTACACGGCCTTGGCCATGTCCACGGTGCCGTGGCCGCCGCGGTCCCAGCAATGGAACGTGCGATTGCCGACCCGCAGGCCGCCGCGGCACGAAACGGTTGCGTTCGGATCAAGCCCAGCCTCGAGAAAGGCCATCGCGACCATCGGCTTGACGGTGGACCCCGGCGGATAGAGCCCCTTCAATACCTTGTTGCGAAGGGGCACCCGCTCGTCCTGGCTGAGCATCGAATATTCGATACGGCCGATGCCGTCGGAAAAGCTGTTGGGATCGAAGCTGGGCATCGACGCCATGCACAGCAGGTCACCGGATTGGCAGTCCATGACCACGACCGAGCCCGACTCCAGCCCGATGCGGCGGGCTGCATAATCCTGCAACGGCCCATCGATCGTCAGCGTGAGAGGCTTGCCCTGGATGTCCTCGCGCGTTTCGAGGTCGCGGACGAGGCGGCCGGACGCCGTCACCTCGACCCGCCGTGCGCCGGGCACCCCCCGGAGGCGCTTCTCGAATTGCTTTTCCAGGCCGTCCTTGCCGATCTTGTAGCCTGGGGTGATCAGGATCGGGTTGCGGTCCTTCTCGTACTCTTCGGCGCTCGCCGGGCCGACGAACCCGATTAGGTGCCCGACCGAAGGGCCGGTGGGATAGAAGCGCGAAAAGCCGCGCTGCGGCACAACGCCCGGTAGGTCGGGAAGACGCACGCTGACGGCCGCGAACTGTTCGTAGTCGAGCCCGCTTGCCACCTCGATCGGCGCAAAGCCGCGCGCCTCATCGATCTTGTCGTGAAGATCCTGCACCTTTTCGGCGTCTAGGCCCAGGATGGGGGCGAGGGCAGCCACTTCGCCCTTCGGGTCCCGCATGCGTTCCGGAATGATGTCGACGCGAAAGTCCGCCTTGTTCGAGGCGAGCGGCGCGCCGTTCCGGTCGAGTATCCAGCCACGCCGGGGAGGGATCAACGACAGGTTGACCCGATTGCTTTCCGCCTCGGTACGATACTTCTCGTTCTCGAAGATGGAGAGGTAGGCCATCCGCCCAGTGAGCAGCAGCCCCAATCCGCCCTGTAGCGCCCCTATCACAAAGCTGCGCCGCTCGAATGTCGTCGCCAGTGTCGCCGGGCTCACGAACGGCTTGGCGCGCCTCCGGCGCCGTCGCGCGATCATCCGAGGACTCGCACGCGGGACAGGCGGAAACGATCAAGCCCGGCCACCAGGCGGGAAAGCAGCGGGATGATGCTCACCGACAGGACGATTTGCGGCAACAGGACGAGCAGCATCGTGCCGTCGACCCGGCCGCCCGAGAAAAGGGCGGCGATAACCAGATACCAAGTCACTATGACCCCTGCCACCAGCCAGTCCTGAAAGAATCCGCGCCAGGGGAACCGTGCTTCGAACAGTTCCATGCCCAGCATGGTCACGGACCACAGCGCTATCGCGCTTCCGAATGGCTGGCCGCTGAACAGGTCGTCGAACAGCCCGAGCGGGAAACCCGCCCACACCGGCAGGAGACCAGGTCGCACGAAGCGCCAGGACAGCAGGAGGAGGTAGCCGAGCGGCGGCATGAGCGGGACCGCGCTGGCGATGGGAAGCTGCGGGATCAACGATCCCAGCATGATCGAAAGGACCGGGACCGCGTAGGCAAGCAGCGGCGAGTGAGTCCGGTTGATCTTGCTGCCGTAGCGATCGCGCCGGGCTCGGGCGGAAATTTCGCCGATCACGCGCCTTCAGCCTCGCCCACCGTTTCGGCCACGGGCGTCGCGGCCGCTTCCAGCGCGCGCTGCTGCCAGATCGGCTCCACCGCCACGAAATCCGTCGCGGCGGGATCGCTGATCACCGCGGCCACGCCGCCGTCTTCGGTGACTTCCTGCAGGATCGCCACGGCGATGCCCGGGCGATAGTAGCCTCCGGCCCCGCTGGTGACGAACACGTCCCCCTTCTTCAGCGGATTGATGCCCAGATTGATCAGGCGAATGCGGAGGCGTCCGTCGCCGCGCCCTTCGGCGAACGCCACGATCTCATCCCGGGAGCGCCGGACCGGAATCACGCTTTCGCTATCGGCCAGCAACAGCACGCGCGAACTGTCCGGTGCGACTTCCAGTATGCGGCCCACGACCCCCCGGGGGGAGCGCACGGGCATCCCCACGGCCACGCCCTGGTTGCTCCCCGCCCCGAGATAGG
This region of Tsuneonella aeria genomic DNA includes:
- the rodA gene encoding rod shape-determining protein RodA, which encodes MNSVIPAPIARQPWQMLLPLILLIAFGAAVLDSAAGGTFSTFAASHLVRFAVFLVMASVMTLFSKDIVRLVAYPAYVVILLLLLAVELLGFVGGGSQRWIDLGFIVLQPSELMKPAIVLALARFYADLPSGMIPTWRSLVPAAVIIGMPVLLVLLQPDLGTATAIAFGGVCVMFLAGLPLWWFMAGAGVLVVAAPFSFFFLLHDYQRNRVFTFLDPESDPLGTGYHITQSKIAIGSGGLTGKGFGQGSQSHLNYLPEPHTDFVFATMAEEWGLLGGVFVLGVFFLILRWGWRVAMASNDRFARLLGGGMVATIFFYVAINLSMVMGLAPVVGIPLPFMSHGGSSMMTNMICLGTLMMINRWNMRGGRQSLA
- the mrdA gene encoding penicillin-binding protein 2, producing the protein MIARRRRRRAKPFVSPATLATTFERRSFVIGALQGGLGLLLTGRMAYLSIFENEKYRTEAESNRVNLSLIPPRRGWILDRNGAPLASNKADFRVDIIPERMRDPKGEVAALAPILGLDAEKVQDLHDKIDEARGFAPIEVASGLDYEQFAAVSVRLPDLPGVVPQRGFSRFYPTGPSVGHLIGFVGPASAEEYEKDRNPILITPGYKIGKDGLEKQFEKRLRGVPGARRVEVTASGRLVRDLETREDIQGKPLTLTIDGPLQDYAARRIGLESGSVVVMDCQSGDLLCMASMPSFDPNSFSDGIGRIEYSMLSQDERVPLRNKVLKGLYPPGSTVKPMVAMAFLEAGLDPNATVSCRGGLRVGNRTFHCWDRGGHGTVDMAKAVYQSCDVYFYYFAQRLGMDVIAPMARRCGMGEEFPLPVLSQFYGTVPDPAWKLKKYGQAWQPYDTVNATIGQGYMLANPLQLAVMAGRLATGRKLMPRLLLDPSLPQPASMNFHGDHVQVMQQAMSDVVNGPGTAGRAKLPIPDVLMAGKTGTAQVVGLNISSGKGGLWKYRDHGLFIFFAPFDNPRYAGAVVIEHGGGSASAYPIARDVMTFMFDPKKGLEALDALEKQWGGTPQQRLEARYRSYASAAGERIGPAPRRVEDVFARVDAESRAPQPLETAAVNPPPEPVGRAAPAAGGDPR
- a CDS encoding rod shape-determining protein MreD encodes the protein MIGEISARARRDRYGSKINRTHSPLLAYAVPVLSIMLGSLIPQLPIASAVPLMPPLGYLLLLSWRFVRPGLLPVWAGFPLGLFDDLFSGQPFGSAIALWSVTMLGMELFEARFPWRGFFQDWLVAGVIVTWYLVIAALFSGGRVDGTMLLVLLPQIVLSVSIIPLLSRLVAGLDRFRLSRVRVLG
- the mreC gene encoding rod shape-determining protein MreC, coding for MAPHTSRRSGHSRRAQYGLFTGYVLAAIGAAVGAALLAISLWRPSTFNGLRGTASEAVTPVGRASAATRAGSQDLFDTISGYLAAGSQNAALKREVEIARIRLKEAEAVRGENARLKALLGFREGAVKPVAIARLIGSTASSTRRFAYLGAGSNQGVAVGMPVRSPRGVVGRILEVAPDSSRVLLLADSESVIPVRRSRDEIVAFAEGRGDGRLRIRLINLGINPLKKGDVFVTSGAGGYYRPGIAVAILQEVTEDGGVAAVISDPAATDFVAVEPIWQQRALEAAATPVAETVGEAEGA